Proteins co-encoded in one Candidatus Limnocylindrales bacterium genomic window:
- a CDS encoding rhomboid family intramembrane serine protease translates to MFPLRDDNPTFSTPVMTVTLVVANILAWFALQGAGSEPLLTRSVCSLGLIPGELLGLAPDGLQIQVSAGSVCEVNHASANWLSPILSMFLHGGWFHLLGNMWFLWIFGNNVEDSMGSARFIAFYLLCGLAAALAQTISNPASPIPMVGASGAIGGVMGAYASLYPRARVQMLIFLGFFVTRAAVPALVVLGYWFLLQVLGGIPTLQAEGGGVAFWAHVGGFAAGYVLSFVFRDPVRVAAHRRALGVYTR, encoded by the coding sequence ATGTTTCCGCTTCGCGACGACAACCCGACGTTCTCTACCCCGGTCATGACCGTGACCCTGGTCGTGGCCAACATCCTCGCGTGGTTCGCGCTTCAGGGTGCCGGCTCCGAGCCGCTGCTGACGCGGTCGGTGTGCAGTCTCGGCCTGATTCCCGGCGAGCTGCTCGGTCTCGCCCCCGATGGCCTGCAGATCCAGGTGAGCGCAGGCTCGGTCTGTGAAGTGAACCATGCGTCGGCCAACTGGCTGTCGCCGATCCTTTCGATGTTCCTTCACGGCGGCTGGTTCCATCTGCTCGGCAACATGTGGTTCCTGTGGATCTTCGGCAACAACGTCGAGGATTCGATGGGTAGCGCGCGCTTCATCGCGTTCTATCTGCTGTGCGGCCTGGCCGCTGCGCTCGCGCAGACCATCTCGAATCCGGCAAGCCCGATTCCGATGGTGGGAGCCTCCGGAGCGATCGGCGGCGTCATGGGCGCCTATGCATCGCTGTATCCGCGTGCGCGCGTGCAGATGCTGATCTTCCTGGGATTCTTCGTGACGCGTGCAGCAGTGCCGGCGCTCGTCGTGCTCGGGTATTGGTTCCTGCTGCAGGTTCTCGGAGGCATTCCGACGCTCCAGGCCGAAGGCGGCGGCGTCGCATTCTGGGCGCATGTCGGCGGATTCGCCGCCGGGTACGTGCTGTCTTTCGTGTTTCGCGATCCGGTACGGGTGGCGGCGCATCGC
- a CDS encoding 4-alpha-glucanotransferase has translation MVERTASSRDDDDAGAQLLTSGALSTGCGRGLCAPRMQGVLRRPESARRGLAIETRPAILRAMAGGDAQNLDALAAALGVTRSYHDGTGQFRRACDEAVLAVVRALGAPVERIEDAGEALRAVEDRHARPSMPAVAAIAERSGGVVQFPALRESAGGARANATLVLESGESQPLRIAGAAAQIPRETPVGLHHVDVEHGSDRLRTNVLVFPAHLPEIARSWCVFAPLYALRVDGKVLSTYGDLAKLSEWVAGGAKRSSRHRDTTLVGTLPLLACFFEEPFEPSPYSPISRSFWSEVYVDPSASPEAVAGRSAAPIAGASATPCAAPFRADYRRAMRERRHELEALLVALDSRGGVRREAFERLLEEDGELATYASFRAAVELYGTTWERWPARAQAGMLRAGVDYDGEVFRYHAYAQWLAREQLERAASQSPAGLYLDLPLGSHPGGYDTWRYKEDFACGVSVGAPPDAVFAGGQDWGFPPLHPERARRGGYAALRAALRHHFAHASLVRVDHVMGLHRSFWIPNGFSAADGVYVRSPKDELWALLAIAAAQARGGRGAAVVGEDLGTVPDEVRDEMRTRGALRMHVVPFECHGDHCAPIVPAPRDTLACLGTHDMEPFASWWDAPSTRRDEIAAGLGCEATAAAVLPRLLSWLAAGDATVSCVNLEDLWLERERQNLPGSPAGDQSWQRQFARDFDDFARDPRIRELLDVARGAADPVREQAA, from the coding sequence ATGGTCGAGCGGACCGCGAGCAGTCGCGACGATGACGACGCGGGCGCACAATTGCTCACGTCCGGAGCGTTGTCCACCGGCTGCGGACGCGGGCTTTGCGCCCCGCGCATGCAGGGCGTGCTGCGACGGCCGGAGTCCGCTCGACGCGGTCTTGCGATCGAAACACGGCCCGCCATACTGCGCGCGATGGCGGGCGGCGACGCACAGAACCTCGATGCGCTCGCCGCGGCACTCGGCGTTACCCGCAGCTACCACGATGGAACAGGGCAGTTTCGTCGCGCATGCGACGAAGCGGTGCTCGCGGTCGTACGCGCGCTCGGTGCGCCGGTCGAACGCATCGAAGACGCCGGCGAGGCATTGCGGGCGGTCGAAGACCGCCACGCGCGCCCGTCGATGCCCGCGGTCGCGGCAATCGCCGAACGATCCGGTGGAGTCGTGCAGTTTCCGGCCTTGCGCGAATCGGCCGGCGGCGCGCGCGCAAACGCGACGCTCGTGCTCGAAAGCGGTGAGTCGCAACCGCTGCGCATCGCCGGCGCCGCGGCGCAGATTCCACGCGAGACTCCGGTCGGGCTCCATCACGTCGACGTCGAGCACGGCTCCGATCGGCTGCGCACGAACGTGCTCGTGTTTCCGGCGCATCTTCCGGAGATCGCGAGAAGCTGGTGCGTGTTCGCACCGCTTTATGCGCTGCGCGTCGATGGAAAGGTGCTCTCGACGTACGGCGACCTCGCAAAGCTTTCCGAATGGGTCGCAGGCGGCGCGAAGCGGAGCAGCCGCCATCGCGACACCACGCTCGTCGGCACGCTGCCGCTGCTCGCGTGTTTTTTCGAGGAGCCGTTCGAGCCGAGCCCGTACTCGCCGATCAGCCGCTCGTTCTGGAGCGAAGTCTATGTCGACCCGTCGGCTTCGCCGGAAGCGGTCGCCGGCCGATCCGCGGCGCCGATCGCCGGGGCTTCGGCCACACCATGCGCGGCTCCGTTTCGCGCCGATTATCGCCGCGCAATGCGCGAGCGCCGGCACGAGCTCGAGGCGCTGCTCGTCGCGCTCGATTCGCGCGGAGGCGTGCGCCGCGAAGCATTCGAACGGCTGCTCGAAGAAGACGGCGAGCTTGCCACCTACGCATCGTTTCGCGCTGCGGTCGAGCTATACGGCACCACGTGGGAACGCTGGCCGGCGCGCGCGCAGGCCGGCATGCTGCGCGCAGGCGTCGACTACGACGGCGAAGTCTTTCGCTATCACGCGTACGCACAGTGGCTGGCGCGCGAACAGCTCGAGCGCGCAGCGTCGCAGAGCCCGGCCGGGCTCTACCTCGATCTCCCTCTCGGATCGCACCCGGGCGGCTACGATACGTGGCGTTACAAAGAGGATTTTGCGTGCGGCGTCTCGGTCGGCGCACCGCCCGACGCAGTGTTCGCGGGCGGACAGGACTGGGGCTTCCCTCCCCTTCATCCCGAACGCGCGCGCCGCGGTGGATATGCAGCGCTGCGCGCGGCGCTGCGCCACCATTTCGCCCACGCGTCCCTCGTGCGTGTCGATCACGTGATGGGTCTGCACCGGTCGTTCTGGATTCCGAACGGTTTCTCCGCCGCGGACGGCGTCTACGTCCGATCACCAAAAGACGAGCTGTGGGCGCTGCTCGCGATCGCCGCGGCGCAGGCGCGCGGCGGACGCGGTGCCGCGGTCGTCGGCGAGGATCTCGGAACGGTTCCGGACGAGGTCCGCGACGAGATGAGGACGCGCGGCGCGCTGCGCATGCACGTCGTGCCGTTCGAATGTCACGGTGATCACTGTGCACCGATCGTCCCTGCACCTCGCGACACCCTCGCGTGCCTCGGCACGCACGACATGGAGCCGTTCGCGAGCTGGTGGGACGCACCGTCGACACGCCGGGACGAGATTGCCGCCGGCCTCGGTTGCGAAGCGACTGCCGCGGCCGTTCTCCCGCGGCTTCTTTCGTGGCTGGCCGCCGGCGATGCGACCGTGTCGTGCGTCAATCTCGAGGATCT
- a CDS encoding class I SAM-dependent methyltransferase yields the protein MTADSHHPAVRLAPGKEKSLLRRHPWVFSGAILEEPQRASSGQTVDVFSTGGEFLARAAWSPESQIRARVWTFDDDEAVDEDFFRRRIVRAIELRRAVAGNHDAAAGAAMNAAAEERSLPALPGWNGEDNAIRLIHGESDGLPGLVVDRYDDTLVCQFLSAGTHRWQREIVQVLAAIRGVRSVYERSDADVRDKEGLAPSCGLLAGIEPPPAITILENGCRYRVDVREGHKTGFYLDQRRGREAAARWCRGRDVLNAFAYTGGFSVAALAGGAASVVDVDTSASALELARANVEANALDPARYDQIHGDVFTVLRRFRDSRRTFDAIVLDPPKFADARAHLDKAARGYKDINLLALKLLRPGGILLTFSCSGQMTNELFQKIVADSAVDARRNVVIVEKLAQASDHPVLLAFPEGAYLKGLVCRAE from the coding sequence GTGACGGCAGATTCCCATCATCCTGCCGTCCGGCTCGCGCCCGGCAAGGAAAAATCGCTGCTGAGGCGCCATCCATGGGTGTTCTCGGGCGCAATCCTCGAAGAGCCGCAGCGCGCGAGCTCCGGCCAGACCGTGGATGTGTTCTCGACCGGCGGCGAGTTTCTTGCGAGGGCCGCCTGGTCGCCCGAGTCGCAGATTCGCGCCCGCGTATGGACCTTCGACGACGACGAAGCCGTCGACGAGGATTTTTTTCGCCGACGTATCGTACGTGCGATCGAGCTGCGCCGCGCCGTCGCAGGCAATCACGACGCTGCGGCCGGCGCGGCCATGAACGCGGCGGCCGAGGAACGATCCCTTCCGGCCCTTCCGGGATGGAACGGCGAAGACAATGCGATCCGACTGATCCACGGCGAATCCGACGGACTGCCGGGGCTCGTCGTCGACCGTTACGACGATACGCTCGTGTGCCAGTTTCTTTCGGCTGGAACGCATCGCTGGCAGCGCGAGATCGTCCAGGTGCTGGCCGCGATCCGCGGCGTGCGGTCCGTCTACGAGCGTTCGGACGCGGACGTTCGCGACAAGGAAGGATTGGCGCCGAGCTGCGGTCTGCTGGCCGGCATCGAGCCGCCGCCGGCGATCACGATCCTCGAAAACGGCTGCCGGTATCGCGTGGATGTTCGCGAGGGGCACAAGACAGGCTTCTACCTGGACCAGCGCCGCGGGCGCGAAGCGGCCGCGCGCTGGTGCCGTGGACGCGATGTGCTCAACGCCTTCGCATACACCGGCGGTTTTTCGGTGGCGGCGCTGGCCGGCGGCGCCGCTTCGGTGGTCGACGTCGACACGTCGGCTTCCGCGCTCGAGCTTGCGCGCGCCAACGTCGAAGCCAACGCGCTCGATCCGGCCCGTTACGACCAGATTCACGGCGATGTGTTCACGGTTCTCCGCCGCTTTCGCGATTCGCGCCGGACGTTCGACGCGATCGTGCTCGATCCGCCCAAATTCGCCGATGCCAGGGCGCATCTCGACAAGGCCGCGCGCGGCTACAAGGACATCAACCTGCTGGCCCTGAAACTGCTGAGGCCGGGCGGAATCCTGCTGACGTTCTCGTGCTCCGGCCAGATGACGAACGAGCTCTTCCAGAAGATCGTGGCCGATTCGGCGGTGGACGCGCGCAGGAACGTCGTGATCGTCGAGAAGCTCGCGCAGGCGTCCGATCATCCGGTGCTGCTCGCATTTCCCGAAGGCGCATACTTGAAGGGGCTCGTCTGCCGGGCGGAATGA